TACTTTTGAACGAAGGTATGAGAGCATGGATGTCTTCTGTGGATCAACCACACGAAAATTTTGTATTCCCTGAGGAGGTTCTTCCACGTGGAAACGCCCTTTAATAATTTATTAAGAGCTCCAAACCAAAGTATTGAAGAGACTGGTTATGCCTGGTATGTAGGTAACGCTAGACTAATCAATTTATCTGGACGTTTATTAGGAGCTCACATCGCTCACGCTGGACTTATAGTGTTCTGGGCCGGAGCAATGATGCTTTATGAGGTTAATCATTTTACTTTTGATAAACCAATGTGGGAGCAAGCCCTAATCTGCATGCCACATGTAGCTATGTTTGGCTACGGAATAGGTCCTGGTGGTGAAGTTACTGATATCATGCCATTTTTCCAAGTAGGTGTGGTTCATTTAATAGCTTCTGCAGTTCTTGGATTCGGTGGAATCTACCACTCATTAGCTGGTCCAGAAAAGCTTGAGCAAGACTTCCCTTTCTTCTCTACTGATTGGAGAGACAAAAATCAGATGACCAACATTCTTGGATATCATCTGATAGTTCTAGGTGTAGGTGCATTAGCTTGGTCAGTAAACTGGTGTTTTATTGGCGGTGCATATGATACTTGGGCACCTGGTGGTGGAGAAGTCCGACTTATTAATCCGACACTAGATCCAAGAGTAATTTTTGGTTATCTATTTAGATCTCCATGGGGAGGTGCTGGTTCTCTAATCGGTGTTAACTCAATAGAAGATATAGTTGGTGGCCACGTTTATGTTGGTGTAATTGAAATACTTGGAGGTATATTCCACATCTTTACAAAACCATTTGGATGGGCAAGAAGAGCATTCATTTGGAACGGTGAAGGATTATTAAGTTATGCACTTGGTGGTATTTGTGTAGCAAGTTTTATTGCATCCACATTCATCTGGTTTAACAATACTGCTTACCCATCAGAATTCTACGGCCCCACAAATGCCGAAGCTTCACAGGCCCAAAGCTTTACTTTCCTTGTGAGAGATCAAAGAATTGGAGCTAACGTAGGTACCACTATGGGACCAACAGGACTTGGTAAGTATCTCATGAGATCTCCTACAGGTGAAATTATATTTGGTGGTGAAACAATGAGATTTTGGGACTTCAGAGGACCATGGTTAGAGCCTCTAAGAGGACCTAATGGATTGAGTCTTGAGAAAATCCAAAATGATATTCAGCCTTGGCAAGTTAGAAGAGCCGCTGAATATATGACTCATGCCCCTAACGCTTCTATCAACTCAGTTGGTGGAATCATTACAGAGCCTAATGCCGTTAACTTCGTTAATCTAAGACAATGGTTAGCTGCAGCTCAATTCTTCCTAGGATGGTTTACATTCATCGGTCACCTTTGGCATGCTGGACGTGCTAGAGCAGCCGCTGCTGGTTTCGAAAAAGGAATCGACAGAAAGAGTGAACCAGCTCTAGAAATGCCTGATTTAGATTAATTTCTACTTCATATAAAAAAACCCTATCAATTGATAGGGTTTTTTTTTGCTAAATTTTCTTATTTATATAAATTCTCTCTAAGCCATGGCAAACTTAACCCCATCACATTACTGAAACAACCCTCTATTTTTTCTATATATTTACCGCCTATACCCTCCAAGGCAAATCCTCCCGCGCAATTTAAAGGTTCATTTGTATCTACATAACTTTTGATTTCCCCATCTTCCAACTTAGAAAAATAAACTCTCGAACTAACTGTTTTTTTTATTATTTCAGTGATTTTAAAAATTTTGGAAGTTGCATCAAAATTTCCAATTATTAGCGTATGCCCAGTATGTAAGAATCCAAATTCTCCAGACATTTTTTGCCATCTTATAAATGCCTCTTCTTTATCAGAGGGTTTTCCATAAGCTTCTCCTTTAAATTCAAAAATTGAATCACAACCAAGTATTTCTAAAGGACCATAATCGAATTCGTTGGGCAATGATGTGTTTTGAATATTTTCAGATAGACTCTTAGCCTTTTGAAAAGATAATTCTAAAGCTAAATTAAATATATTCTTTTCTTTTATTGAATTCTCATCAAAGTTACTTGAGATTTGAATAAATTCAATCTGACAATTTTCAAGTAATTTCTTTCTAGATTGAGAAGCAGAGGCTAGAATTAACACAAATTTTTTATCGAATTATAATTCAATTTTATAAATAATAAATTTCAAAATTAATATAAATTACTAATGGACTTAGAAGCAAAATTACATGAAATAAAGAAACCAATAATGGTTCTAGGCACTTCTAGTGGAGCAGGAAAGTCTTTAACTGTTACTGCTATTTGCAGGATTCTTAAAAATTCAGGAGAAGAACCGATACCTTTTAAAGGACAAAATATGAGTAACAATGCTTGGGTTGATTGGGAAGGTGGCGAGATGGCATATTCACAAGCACTTCAAGCTTTCGCTTGTGGCATTAATCCTTCTTCAGAGATGAATCCCATTTTATTAAAACCACAAGGCAATTCAATAAGTGAGGTTATTCACCTTGGCAAAAGCATAGGAACCACAACCGCTAAAAATTACTACGAAGACTGGTTTAATCGAGGATGGGAAGTAATTAAAAAAAGTTTAAAGTCTATCTATAAACAAAATCCAGATTGTCGTTTAATTATCGAAGGAGCTGGTAGTCCAGTAGAAATGAATTTAATTCATAGAGATCTCACTAATTTAAGAGTTGCAAAGTACTTAAATGCAAATTGCATACTGGTTACTGATATTGAAAGAGGGGGAGTATTTGCACAAATAATCGGAACCCTTGAATTAATGAAACCTGAAGAAAAAGAACTTATTAAGGGAATAATTATAAATAGATTCAGAGGGGACCTTTCATTATTTACAGAAGGGAAAAAATGGATAGAAAGTAAAACTAAAATTCCCGTTATTGGAATTATTCCATGGCTAAATGATACATTTCCCCCAGAAGATTCACTAGATCTATTAAAAAACAAATCTCGTTACAGAAATCCTGAGATAAAAGTAGGAATTATAAAATTACCATCCATAAGCAATTTTTCAGATTTTGATCCATTGGAAAATGAAAAATCAATATTAATTGAATGGGTACAAGAATCCCAAAACTTAAATAAGTTCGATTTTATTATCCTTCCTGGAAGTAAACAAACTATTAAAGATCAAATTTTTCTTGAAGATTGTGGTTTATCTCAAGATATAAAGGAATACTCAAATAATATGGGGAATATTATTGGCATTTGTGGAGGTTTGCAAATGTTAGGTACAACACTTGAAGATCCTTTTTTTAAAGAGGGATCGAAAAGTTATTCAGAACAAAAAATTAAAGGCATTGGATTACTACCAATAAGGACCACTTTCTCTGAAGAAAAATTAACGAGACAAATCAGCTCTGAATCTTTGTGGCCATGCCTAGCAAAAATAAATGGATTTGAAATTCATCATGGCAAGACCGAAATTGATAACACACAAAACTCATTAGATATTAATCCTATCTTCAAAGACTTTAATCTAGGTTGGTACAAAGAAAATAAAGAAGGCGGGACTATTTCAGGTACATACATTCATGGGATCTTTGAAAATGATAATTGGAGAGATCAATATATCAATTTAATAAGAAAGAAGAGAAAATTGCCCGCATTAGAAAAAATAACAAGCTCTTATAAAGTTAAGAGAGAATCAATAATTGAAAATCTCGCAAATGAATTTGATAAGCATTTAAATCTCTCATCATTATTAAATTGAAAACCTCAAAAATTAAAATCATTTGGCCAAATAATATTGAAACATATGTTTCTGAAGGAGAAGATTGGTTCTCTACCGCAGAAAAAGCAGGTTTAAAAATTCCAACTGGATGCCTAACAGGAAGTTGTGGAGCCTGTGAAATAGATGTGAATGGAGAAACGGTAAGGGCTTGTATAAGTGATATTAAAAGTAATAAAAAATCTATATTAAAAGTTACTCTAACTACAGACCCATTTTGGGAAACCTAAATTTTTGTTTTTTTAATATAAAAAATTAAACTTAATACCAAATCTAAATTTCTTATTCTCAAGAAGTTGTCCAACATCTTGAATACCTGCAGCATTAGAATAATAAAAATCAACTGATTTATCTTTTGCATATGAATATCTAAATGCGTAGGAAGAATTAAAATCAGAATTATTTTTTAATGAAGTATTTATTTCTGGGATAAATTGAAGATTTTCCAATAAATTTATATTACTTGAAATACCAAGCCCCCCAAAACTTTCCACCCCACTGAAAAAATATTTAGGGCTTATATTTAATGCCAACCAATCATTAACTCTAAAAGTATTTATTAATTCAGAGAACATATATCCTTGATGGTTTGAACCTTCATTTCTTCCTAAAGATGTTCTTAGTGACATCCAAAAAAGATCATTCTTTTGAGGACTAAAAATTAATAGTTTACCTCCCAATCTATAATTAAAAGTATTTTCGTTTAAATATATGTTTTGCAATGAAGAATTTTCTTTATTAATTAAATTAACATCATTAAAAGACCCAGTACTTAATTCTAATTGAAATATATTAGATAAAGAGTATCCATAAAAAGCAAATAAATTACCTTGTTCGTCATAATTTATATTTATCTGATTAACACCTCTTTCAGGGAATAGTGCATTATTGACCGTCAATCCTCCAAAAAGTAATAAATCATTTTCTTTTTCTAGAGGCATAAATCGAGTATCAATCAATGAAGGTTGATATTTTCCACCTAAGAAATACAATGGTTTATTATCTGAGGGAATTGTTAACAAAGAAGTAGATGGTGTACTTCCATATCCATTAGTAATTTTACCTTCAATACCAATAATAGGATTTACATTCCAATTAAACCCGTAGCTATAAATGGGAGTCCTGTGGAACTTTAGATTTTCATCGAAGCTATTATGGCCAGGACCAAATATATATGTATATGAACCTATCAATTGAACATTAGTTGCAATATCAAAGTTTATACCTGATGCTAAAAAATAATTATTCCCGTAAAAGTTTCTCCCGATATTTTTAGCTCCCAATTTATCCGGAATAAAAGTCATTCCTGGAACAATAGAGAACTTTGTTTGATTATTTAATTGACTATTGAATGGGAGAGAAAATGAATAAATAAATTTCTGGTATCTATCTAGGCCAACAGAATTATCGATTTCGTTATAAATACTTTTTTTATTATCACTTCCACTACTAACAACCCAATACTCTAGGGAGCTTGAGAAAGACAATGATTTTTTAAAATCTTGAGATTCTAAAATTTGATTCTTATACGCTAATGCAATGCTTGCCCAATTATTTGGAATCAATTCGCCCCTAATCAAATTATAGAGCGGATCATCAGTCTCAGATAAATAAAGTGAAAATAAAGAGTAATCACTTAAACCATAATGAAATTTAAAACCATAATTTTGATGTCCAGTTCCACCTCCTGCCCCCCCACTAAAAGCTGAGACCAAATTACTGGAGAAAACTAAATCACCAGAATTCAGGAAATTATTTAAAGGAATATGTGGTTGTATTTCTAGTAATTCTTGTTTATTTATTGTCTGATTTAAAAATTTAGTAGTTTCTTTTTTTGTATTAAATAAATCTTTACTTGAGTTATTCTCTATGTTGTTTAGATTCTTGCTTTCAAAATAACTCTCATCATCATTATATGATTTCCAAATAATATTTCTCAAATTTTTTGAATTTTTGTCTTCCACCCTCTCCCATTTAATTAGAACCCCATCAGGATTTTTTTTAATTTTATCTGCTAGAACATCTATATAATTAAAAAATTGACTTAAAAGAAGTATATAAAATATTAACCTCATCTCAATAATCTAATATTTTGCATAATTCTTTTCTAAATAATAACCCTAATGAACTAAATCTATCAATTTTCAATGTCAGGTAAACTTTTAGGGGCGAATGTCGATTGGTAGAAGATTAAAATTCTCTTTGTAAATTGGGTTCCGCTAGGCACAAAATAATCTGAAATTTAAAACAATTCATAACAAACTCAGTTAAGCGAATATATGAAGTGATTACCCTACTACTTTAGCAATCCCAACTCTCAAAAAAGGGTATTCCTAATTTTGAAACTTGTCACTATAAACTTAAAACATTCTTTTCAATTGGGAGTTAATTATAATTAAACCCTTCAACCTGTCGAAGGAGAAAGTTTTAACTGCTTTATACAAATCTCTTTACTACTGTTTACAAGACAAGCTCTAAACCATTGAAATCACTCAAGCATTTCTTCTTTAAGTAAAGACAAATTAAAACAATTGAGGTAAAATCAAGACGAATCTAATGAAAATTATCGAAAAGCAATATATTTTAGGAATTTCATGTTTTTATCACGATAGTGCTGCCTCACTAATTTGCAACGGTGAAATTATTGCTGCAGTTCAAGAAGAGAGATTCTCAAGAAAAAAACATGATTCAAGATTTCCAATAAATGCCATTCGATACTGTCTTAAATCGCAAAAAATCGACTTAAGAAACATAAAATCCATTGTCTATTACGAGAAACCTCTCCTAACTTTTGAGAGGCTATTAGAAACCTATCTCGCAGTTGCACCCCGCGGAATACGTTCATTTATCGCAGCAATGCAAGTCTGGTTAAAAGAAAAATTATTTTTAAAATCAGAACTTAAAAAGCAATTTAAATACTTGCAAAAAGAACTTGTACCTAATGCTGAACCTTATCTTCCAAATCTTCTATTTTCAGAGCACCATCAATCGCATGCTGCCGCTGCGTTTTATCCAAGTCCATTTGAGGAGGCAGTCGTACTTTGTATGGATGGAGTAGGTGAGTGGGCAACAACATCAAGTTGGATTGGGAAGGGTAGTAAAATTAAACCCCTTTGGGAAATAAGTTTTCCACATTCTCTAGGTCTTCTTTATTCTGCATTTACTTATTACTGTGGTTTCAAAGTGAATTCTGGTGAATATAAATTAATGGGTCTCGCACCATATGGAGAACCCAAATACGTCAACAAGATAAAAGATCATCTTATTGATATTAAAGATGATGGCACATTTAAATTGGATATTGATTATTTCAAGTTTCACCGTGGATTTCGTATGACAAGTAGAAAATTTTATAAACTTTTTGGGGAACCTCCAAGAGAGAGAGAAAAAGAACTCACTCAATTTCATATGGATATAGCGGCTTCCATTCAAGTTGTTACTGAAGAAGTTGTTCTAAAAATGGCAAGATCCCTTCAAAAAGAAACAGGATTAAAACATTTGTGTCTAGCAGGCGGAGTGGCACTGAATTGCGTTGCGAATGGAAAGTTACTTAAAGAAAAAATATTTGATGAAATTTGGATCCAACCTG
This window of the Prochlorococcus sp. MIT 1314 genome carries:
- the psbC gene encoding photosystem II reaction center protein CP43, which codes for METPFNNLLRAPNQSIEETGYAWYVGNARLINLSGRLLGAHIAHAGLIVFWAGAMMLYEVNHFTFDKPMWEQALICMPHVAMFGYGIGPGGEVTDIMPFFQVGVVHLIASAVLGFGGIYHSLAGPEKLEQDFPFFSTDWRDKNQMTNILGYHLIVLGVGALAWSVNWCFIGGAYDTWAPGGGEVRLINPTLDPRVIFGYLFRSPWGGAGSLIGVNSIEDIVGGHVYVGVIEILGGIFHIFTKPFGWARRAFIWNGEGLLSYALGGICVASFIASTFIWFNNTAYPSEFYGPTNAEASQAQSFTFLVRDQRIGANVGTTMGPTGLGKYLMRSPTGEIIFGGETMRFWDFRGPWLEPLRGPNGLSLEKIQNDIQPWQVRRAAEYMTHAPNASINSVGGIITEPNAVNFVNLRQWLAAAQFFLGWFTFIGHLWHAGRARAAAAGFEKGIDRKSEPALEMPDLD
- a CDS encoding nucleoside triphosphate pyrophosphatase yields the protein MLILASASQSRKKLLENCQIEFIQISSNFDENSIKEKNIFNLALELSFQKAKSLSENIQNTSLPNEFDYGPLEILGCDSIFEFKGEAYGKPSDKEEAFIRWQKMSGEFGFLHTGHTLIIGNFDATSKIFKITEIIKKTVSSRVYFSKLEDGEIKSYVDTNEPLNCAGGFALEGIGGKYIEKIEGCFSNVMGLSLPWLRENLYK
- a CDS encoding cobyric acid synthase: MDLEAKLHEIKKPIMVLGTSSGAGKSLTVTAICRILKNSGEEPIPFKGQNMSNNAWVDWEGGEMAYSQALQAFACGINPSSEMNPILLKPQGNSISEVIHLGKSIGTTTAKNYYEDWFNRGWEVIKKSLKSIYKQNPDCRLIIEGAGSPVEMNLIHRDLTNLRVAKYLNANCILVTDIERGGVFAQIIGTLELMKPEEKELIKGIIINRFRGDLSLFTEGKKWIESKTKIPVIGIIPWLNDTFPPEDSLDLLKNKSRYRNPEIKVGIIKLPSISNFSDFDPLENEKSILIEWVQESQNLNKFDFIILPGSKQTIKDQIFLEDCGLSQDIKEYSNNMGNIIGICGGLQMLGTTLEDPFFKEGSKSYSEQKIKGIGLLPIRTTFSEEKLTRQISSESLWPCLAKINGFEIHHGKTEIDNTQNSLDINPIFKDFNLGWYKENKEGGTISGTYIHGIFENDNWRDQYINLIRKKRKLPALEKITSSYKVKRESIIENLANEFDKHLNLSSLLN
- a CDS encoding 2Fe-2S iron-sulfur cluster binding domain-containing protein; translation: MKTSKIKIIWPNNIETYVSEGEDWFSTAEKAGLKIPTGCLTGSCGACEIDVNGETVRACISDIKSNKKSILKVTLTTDPFWET
- a CDS encoding carbamoyltransferase, whose protein sequence is MKIIEKQYILGISCFYHDSAASLICNGEIIAAVQEERFSRKKHDSRFPINAIRYCLKSQKIDLRNIKSIVYYEKPLLTFERLLETYLAVAPRGIRSFIAAMQVWLKEKLFLKSELKKQFKYLQKELVPNAEPYLPNLLFSEHHQSHAAAAFYPSPFEEAVVLCMDGVGEWATTSSWIGKGSKIKPLWEISFPHSLGLLYSAFTYYCGFKVNSGEYKLMGLAPYGEPKYVNKIKDHLIDIKDDGTFKLDIDYFKFHRGFRMTSRKFYKLFGEPPREREKELTQFHMDIAASIQVVTEEVVLKMARSLQKETGLKHLCLAGGVALNCVANGKLLKEKIFDEIWIQPASGDAGSSLGGALIAWYDYFKKPRKVDESDSMKGTYLGCQFSNEEIISYLKRIKVPFQKVEDEELFEKLAQFLDEGKVIGWFNGAMEFGPRALGGRSIIGDPRNQKMQSVMNLKIKYRESFRPFAPSVLEEDVANQFEMNVKSPYMLLVAPIKNELCKKMTKEQQKLFGIEKLNIARSSLPAITHVDYSARVQTVSKKTNPRYFNLITAFKYRTGCPTIVNTSFNVRGEPIVCTPQDAYRCFMRTEMDVLVLQNQLLLKSEQPKTEQDETWKETFDLD